The Micromonospora sp. Llam0 genome contains a region encoding:
- a CDS encoding DEAD/DEAH box helicase translates to MTDIFDHNAGDEFDHNVGDEPAKRPPARPDSPTFADLGARPETVTALAEVGIVHAFAIQEYALPIALRGSDLIGQAPTGTGKTLGFGVPLIDRVLAPAEGGDGVPQALVVVPTRELGLQVAKDLAAAGSTRGVRVLPIYGGVAYEPQIETLRSGVEILVGTPGRLMDLAKQKKLRLDRIRALVLDEADRMLDLGFLDDVERILAMLPEDRQTMLFSATMPDPIVALSRRFLRQPVTIHAGHTTEAGVPPLTRQVVYRTHPMNKIEIVSRILQAEERGLTMIFTRTKRAADRVAEDLDFRGFAVAAVHGDLGQGARERALRAFRTGKIDILVATDVAARGLDVSGVTHVINYDCPEDQDTYTHRIGRTGRAGATGVAVTFVDWEDMTRWRIIDKTLGLEMPEPPETYHTSEHLYADLDISRDVSGTLPSADRTRAGLSAEVEEDLGGRSAGRRRRGDGDGRAERGARGDSRGRRSSRSRRSAAPDDTDRSAATATTGGEDGAPASRRPRRRRRGGQLVDGGAATDSGAASTGGTEIAAAATSDGSSGGSTRRRRRRRGGSGGAGRADQAGGGDN, encoded by the coding sequence ATGACTGACATTTTCGATCACAACGCCGGTGACGAGTTCGATCACAACGTCGGTGACGAGCCGGCGAAACGCCCACCGGCACGGCCGGACAGCCCCACCTTCGCCGACCTGGGCGCCCGCCCGGAGACGGTGACCGCGCTCGCCGAGGTTGGCATCGTCCACGCCTTCGCCATCCAGGAGTACGCCCTGCCGATCGCGCTGCGCGGCAGCGACCTGATCGGCCAGGCACCGACCGGGACCGGCAAGACTCTCGGCTTCGGCGTACCGCTCATCGACCGGGTGCTCGCCCCGGCCGAGGGCGGTGACGGCGTACCGCAGGCACTGGTCGTCGTCCCGACCCGCGAGCTCGGCCTGCAGGTCGCCAAGGACCTGGCCGCCGCCGGCAGCACCCGCGGCGTGCGGGTGCTGCCGATCTACGGTGGCGTCGCGTACGAGCCGCAGATCGAGACGCTGCGCTCCGGCGTGGAGATCCTGGTCGGTACGCCGGGTCGGTTGATGGACCTGGCCAAGCAGAAGAAGCTGCGGCTCGACCGGATCCGGGCACTGGTGCTGGACGAGGCCGACCGGATGCTCGATCTGGGCTTCCTCGACGACGTCGAGCGGATCCTGGCAATGCTGCCCGAGGACCGGCAGACGATGCTGTTCTCCGCCACCATGCCCGACCCGATCGTGGCCCTCTCCCGGCGGTTCCTGCGCCAGCCGGTGACCATCCACGCCGGGCACACCACGGAGGCGGGCGTCCCCCCGCTGACCCGTCAGGTGGTCTACCGCACCCACCCGATGAACAAGATCGAGATCGTCTCCCGGATCCTGCAGGCCGAGGAGCGCGGGCTGACGATGATCTTCACGCGTACCAAGCGGGCGGCCGACCGGGTCGCCGAGGACCTGGACTTCCGTGGCTTCGCGGTGGCCGCCGTGCACGGCGACCTCGGCCAGGGGGCCCGGGAACGGGCGCTGCGCGCCTTCCGTACCGGAAAGATCGACATCCTGGTGGCCACCGACGTCGCCGCTCGCGGTCTGGACGTCTCCGGCGTCACCCACGTCATCAACTACGACTGCCCGGAGGACCAGGACACCTACACCCACCGGATCGGCCGCACCGGCCGGGCCGGCGCGACCGGGGTGGCGGTGACCTTCGTCGACTGGGAGGACATGACCCGGTGGCGGATCATCGACAAGACCCTCGGGCTGGAGATGCCCGAGCCGCCGGAGACGTACCACACCTCCGAGCACCTCTACGCCGACCTGGACATCTCCCGCGACGTCTCCGGCACGCTGCCCAGCGCCGACCGCACCCGCGCCGGGCTGTCCGCCGAGGTCGAGGAGGACCTCGGCGGTCGCAGCGCCGGCCGACGGCGGCGCGGTGACGGCGACGGCCGCGCCGAGCGTGGAGCGCGCGGTGACAGCCGGGGCCGCCGGTCGTCGCGGTCCCGCCGATCCGCCGCGCCGGACGACACCGACCGGTCCGCCGCCACCGCGACGACCGGCGGCGAGGACGGTGCCCCGGCCAGCCGCCGGCCACGTCGGCGGCGGCGCGGCGGCCAACTCGTCGACGGCGGTGCCGCCACCGACTCCGGTGCGGCGTCCACCGGCGGTACGGAGATCGCGGCCGCCGCCACGTCGGACGGCAGCTCGGGCGGTTCGACGCGCCGCCGCCGGCGCCGCCGGGGTGGCTCCGGCGGTGCCGGCCGGGCCGACCAGGCCGGCGGCGGCGACAACTGA
- a CDS encoding C40 family peptidase: MAGRAAALVTAVTATLLPAPAQAQASIAELDRRIDQAAHQLETVVEQYNEIRVDLRENQERADGLSETIIELDRQLAVRHDQVGQLAASNYRVNGARPVATLLSTASAEYFVDQLLIADVINRDNEQTIAGLRDTRDRSEAARRAANALIEQQLLQQEQLSATQRQIESDIRALTELRDRQQALLDRSGADAADRSRAGPLPEAATGRAANAVAFAHAQLGKPYRWGSAGPHSYDCSGLTSTAWAKAGVRLPHNARRQFGTVTRIGRDQLRPGDLVFFYSNVQHVGIYIGADQMIHAPRHGEVVRVDRIDRMPIKGYGRPG, encoded by the coding sequence TTGGCAGGTAGGGCAGCCGCCCTCGTCACCGCTGTAACCGCCACGTTGCTGCCGGCTCCGGCCCAGGCGCAGGCCTCGATCGCCGAGTTGGACCGGCGGATCGACCAGGCGGCCCACCAGTTGGAGACGGTGGTCGAGCAGTACAACGAGATCCGGGTGGACCTGCGGGAAAACCAGGAACGCGCTGATGGACTCAGCGAAACGATCATCGAACTGGACCGGCAGCTCGCGGTCCGACACGATCAGGTCGGCCAACTCGCGGCCAGCAACTACCGGGTGAACGGTGCCCGACCCGTCGCCACCCTGCTGTCCACCGCGTCGGCGGAATACTTCGTCGACCAGCTGCTCATCGCCGACGTGATCAACCGCGACAACGAGCAGACGATCGCCGGGCTGCGCGACACCCGCGACCGCAGCGAAGCGGCACGCCGGGCGGCGAACGCGCTGATCGAGCAGCAGCTGCTGCAGCAGGAGCAGCTGTCCGCGACGCAGCGGCAGATCGAGTCGGACATCCGGGCGCTGACCGAGCTGCGAGACCGCCAGCAGGCGCTGCTGGACCGGTCCGGTGCTGACGCCGCCGACCGCAGCCGGGCCGGCCCGCTGCCCGAGGCGGCGACCGGCCGCGCGGCCAACGCCGTCGCCTTCGCCCACGCCCAGCTCGGCAAGCCGTACCGGTGGGGGTCGGCCGGGCCGCACTCGTACGACTGCTCCGGGCTGACCTCGACGGCCTGGGCGAAGGCCGGGGTGCGGTTGCCGCACAACGCCCGCCGGCAGTTCGGCACCGTCACCCGGATCGGCCGCGATCAGCTCCGCCCCGGTGACCTGGTCTTCTTCTACAGCAATGTGCAGCACGTCGGGATCTACATCGGGGCCGACCAGATGATCCACGCGCCGCGGCACGGTGAGGTGGTCCGCGTCGACCGGATCGACCGGATGCCGATCAAGGGCTACGGCCGACCGGGCTGA
- a CDS encoding DUF3107 domain-containing protein, whose translation MEVKIGVQYAPRELVLDSAQSPAEIEQIVTQAIATEGTLSLTDERGRRVIVPVSKIAYVEIAEAAPRSVGFTVR comes from the coding sequence GTGGAGGTCAAGATCGGCGTGCAGTACGCGCCGCGCGAGCTCGTTCTGGACAGTGCCCAGTCACCGGCTGAGATCGAGCAGATCGTGACCCAGGCAATCGCGACCGAGGGGACTCTGTCACTCACCGACGAGCGCGGCCGCCGGGTCATCGTCCCGGTCAGCAAGATCGCGTACGTCGAGATCGCCGAGGCCGCTCCCCGTTCGGTCGGCTTCACCGTCCGCTGA
- a CDS encoding SAM-dependent methyltransferase has product MTRSLADALDDVRALLLSPQLTRAVAAGRRRNAAPSVVRAELRPVALRAGTHLQIVTNDGTRPVTRNLPPGAPAEAAVDQLLAEPFGNWHVETSTSTLQLRVTKKGTAQVHRSTADRADTGPGDHDRAKRYLLDPDDPLFAAIGANAAKRRQVDAFLRALAATLPDPLPTGPLHVVDLGCGNAYLTFAAYRYLIACGVEPVVTGVDVREDQRRRNTALADQLGCAGQVRFVAGTIQQAPVEPAPDLVLALHACDTATDEALARAVDWQARWVLAAPCCHHDIAAQLRRQPAPQPYGPLVSAGILRERFADVLTDTLRATLLRAYGYRVDVVEFIDSQHTPRNLLLRARRGGVPDRREQHRAYRALVDQWAVTPRLQTLLPVLPDAAGAMVPDAAPSTVPDAAGATAVSRP; this is encoded by the coding sequence CTGACCCGTTCCCTCGCCGACGCCCTCGACGACGTCCGGGCGCTGCTGCTCAGCCCGCAGCTCACCCGGGCGGTCGCCGCTGGGCGTCGGCGCAACGCCGCCCCGTCGGTCGTTCGGGCCGAGCTCCGGCCGGTCGCCCTGCGGGCCGGTACCCATCTGCAGATCGTCACCAACGACGGCACCCGTCCGGTGACCCGTAACCTGCCGCCGGGTGCCCCGGCCGAAGCCGCGGTCGACCAGCTGCTCGCCGAGCCGTTCGGGAACTGGCACGTCGAGACCAGCACCAGCACCCTGCAGCTGCGGGTGACCAAGAAGGGCACCGCGCAGGTGCACCGGTCGACCGCCGACCGGGCCGACACCGGCCCCGGCGACCACGACCGGGCCAAGCGGTACCTGCTGGATCCGGACGACCCGCTGTTCGCCGCGATCGGTGCCAACGCCGCGAAACGTCGCCAGGTCGACGCGTTCCTGCGGGCACTCGCCGCCACCCTGCCCGACCCGCTGCCCACCGGGCCGCTGCACGTCGTCGACCTGGGCTGCGGCAACGCCTACCTGACCTTCGCCGCCTACCGCTACCTGATTGCCTGCGGCGTGGAGCCGGTGGTGACCGGCGTCGACGTCCGCGAGGACCAGCGGCGGCGCAACACCGCGCTCGCCGACCAGCTCGGCTGCGCCGGGCAGGTCCGGTTCGTCGCCGGCACGATCCAGCAGGCACCGGTCGAGCCGGCACCGGACCTGGTGCTGGCGTTGCATGCCTGCGACACCGCCACCGACGAGGCGTTGGCCCGGGCGGTCGACTGGCAGGCCCGGTGGGTGCTGGCCGCGCCCTGCTGCCATCACGACATCGCCGCCCAGCTGCGCCGGCAGCCGGCACCGCAGCCGTACGGGCCGCTGGTCTCCGCCGGCATCCTGCGGGAGCGGTTCGCCGACGTGCTCACCGACACGCTGCGGGCGACCCTGCTCCGGGCGTACGGCTACCGGGTGGACGTGGTCGAGTTCATCGACTCCCAGCACACGCCGCGCAACCTGCTGCTGCGGGCCCGGCGCGGCGGCGTACCGGACCGGCGCGAGCAGCACCGGGCCTACCGGGCGCTGGTCGACCAGTGGGCGGTGACCCCCCGGCTGCAGACCCTGCTGCCGGTGTTGCCGGACGCCGCCGGGGCGATGGTGCCCGACGCCGCCCCGTCGACCGTGCCGGACGCCGCCGGGGCGACCGCGGTCAGTCGACCGTGA
- a CDS encoding TetR/AcrR family transcriptional regulator, translating to MTAASSDAQTSGRPARMPRSARRKQLLAAAQEVFVAQGYHAAAMDDIAERAGVSKPVLYQHFPGKLELYLALLDTHCDAIIAKVAAAMAATTDNKERVSGAVQAYFDFVDEESGAFRLVFDSDLRNEPLVRARVERVERECIASITDTIISDTGVSRSRAELLASGLVGAAETAAQFWLAGGRQVPKGEAESLLAALSWRGIAGFPLQGEAS from the coding sequence ATGACCGCTGCGTCGAGCGACGCACAGACAAGCGGCCGACCGGCCCGGATGCCGCGGTCCGCCCGCCGCAAGCAGCTGCTCGCCGCCGCCCAGGAGGTGTTCGTCGCGCAGGGTTACCACGCGGCGGCGATGGACGACATCGCGGAGCGGGCCGGCGTGTCGAAGCCGGTGCTTTATCAGCATTTTCCGGGCAAGCTGGAGTTGTATCTGGCACTGCTCGACACGCACTGCGACGCCATCATCGCGAAAGTCGCCGCCGCGATGGCCGCGACCACCGACAACAAGGAACGGGTCAGCGGGGCGGTGCAGGCCTACTTCGACTTCGTCGACGAGGAGAGCGGCGCCTTCCGGCTGGTCTTCGACTCCGACCTGCGCAACGAACCGCTGGTACGGGCCCGGGTGGAGCGCGTCGAACGCGAGTGCATCGCGTCGATCACCGACACCATCATCTCGGACACCGGGGTGAGCCGGTCCCGGGCCGAACTGCTCGCCTCCGGGTTGGTCGGCGCGGCCGAGACCGCCGCCCAGTTCTGGTTGGCCGGTGGTCGACAGGTGCCCAAGGGCGAAGCCGAGTCGTTGCTCGCCGCACTGTCCTGGCGGGGCATCGCCGGGTTCCCGCTGCAGGGCGAGGCATCCTGA